The Primulina tabacum isolate GXHZ01 chromosome 16, ASM2559414v2, whole genome shotgun sequence genome window below encodes:
- the LOC142528417 gene encoding uncharacterized protein LOC142528417 has protein sequence MTTNGVESINAKLKTEREMPIVALLDAIHKLTSKWFNKHRNAAGSATTTLTPSTEAILRANFTLSQRLKASQLNAFEYQVYGDGKDEVVNLSDRSCSCRVFQIDKIPCSHAIAAIYGAKLDLYDFCSPYHSSQMWALTYADTTYPVPIANEWNIPDHFKYNVLHTDVKRKRDRAQKERIPSIVEFGRKRTKKCGVVHTDII, from the exons ATGACGACAAATGGGGTAGAGTCAATAAATGCAAAACTTAAGACTGAAAGAGAGATGCCTATTGTAGCATTGTTGGATGCAATTCATAAATTAACTTCAAAGTGGTTCAACAAGCATCGAAATGCAGCAGGTTCAGCTACGACGACACTTACTCCATCAACAGAGGCTATCTTGAGAGCTAATTTTACATTGTCACAACGGTTAAAAGCATCTCAACTCAATGCATTTGAGTATCAAGTATACGGTGATGGGAAGGATGAAGTTGTTAATTTATCTGATAGATCTTGTAGTTGTCGAGTGTTTCAAATTGATAAAATTCCATGCTCTCATGCAATTGCGGCAATTTATGGGGCAAAATTAGATTTGTATGACTTTTGCTCGCCCTACCACTCATCACAAATGTGGGCCCTCACTTATGCTGATACCACATATCCGGTGCCCATTGCAAATGAATGGAACATTCCAGATCATTTTAAATACAATGTACTTCACACGGATGTCAAGAGGAAACGTGATAGAGCACAAAAGGAAAGAATTCCTTCTATTGTGGAGTTTGGTCGGAAGCGAACTAAAAAATGTGGT GTTGTGCATACAGATATAATTTGA
- the LOC142528418 gene encoding uncharacterized protein LOC142528418, producing the protein MHPQATSDFVAKILVENFKGQLSLPEQKTIIKMMQNKGVEIRYFKAWRGRQLALDKLLGSPEESYRIMPSYFHMIEQVNRGSKTDLVRDSTGRFKYMFLAYRTCSDGFRRMRKVISVDGTFLKCKYRGCLLVATAQDGDFHQFPIAWAIDDSENDDSWTCFLQKLKEFINDDPNFVIISDRHISINNVVRSVYEHASHVHCSWHLSQNLKRVSGGKGGIDLFMKTAYAHTKCLNLMSCTDV; encoded by the coding sequence ATGCATCCACAAGCAACATCAGACTTTGTAGCAAAGATTttggttgaaaattttaaaggacAACTCAGTTTGCCTGAACAAAAAACCATAATTAAAATGATGCAAAATAAAGGTGTTGAAATTAGGTACTTCAAAGCATGGAGGGGAAGACAACTTGCTTTGGATAAGTTACTTGGCAGTCCTGAAGAGAGTTATCGAATTATGCCTTCATATTTTCACATGATTGAACAAGTGAACAGAGGCTCGAAAACTGATTTGGTGAGAGATTCAACAGGTAGATTTAAATATATGTTTCTAGCATACAGGACATGCAGTGATGGATTTCGTAGAATGAGAAAAGTTATATCTGTCGATGGaacatttttaaaatgcaaatatAGAGGTTGTTTACTTGTTGCTACAGCCCAAGATGGTGACTTTCATCAATTTCCTATAGCATGGGCCATTGATGACTCTGAGAATGATGATTCATGGACTTGTTTCTTGCAGAAGTTGAAGGAGTTTATTAATGATGATCCTAACTTTGTAATCATTTCTGACAGACATATATCTATTAATAATGTTGTTCGTTCTGTATATGAGCATGCATCACATGTACATTGCTCATGGCATCTTTCACAGAACCTTAAAAGAGTGTCTGGCGGAAAAGGTGGGATTGATTTGTTTATGAAAACAGCATATGCGCATACAAAGTGTCTGAATTTGATGAGTTGTACGGATGTTTGA